From the Primulina tabacum isolate GXHZ01 chromosome 3, ASM2559414v2, whole genome shotgun sequence genome, one window contains:
- the LOC142538764 gene encoding uncharacterized protein LOC142538764, with product MEATSQLLMGGQNSQNRPKGGQTYGKQPIYRSDPPKEEKSNLEQMMSKFISSTETRLQNQDASIKGLDNQIEQLAKMIATLCDLGASINLTPLSVFRKLGLGEPKSTRMSLQLANRSVKYPRGVIEDVLLRICQEGKLRLRVGEEEIIFDVFNALKHTLHSDSCYRIDVFDSLVFNYVQDALRDPLEANLTTESREDDLDAEKAEIVAYLNTNQQWKRPIRMRLEDLGDRRDYPSEFMPRGATNSGAQAITFTSENGLSRCDGGQTAESLESAQERICMESGGYQRDQSISLYAQDINGRKVLTPRATSKMTQSKDARDSAWVSHVQCVTKKGGIMVITNEKNELIPTRTAGWRNLKMVLMRCEETNLVLNWEKCHFMVREVIVLGHKISQHGIEVDKAKVEVTKNLPPPTSIKGTYEDLRERLVKTPVLVVPDWDLPFEVMCDASYTAVGVVLGQRRNKVFYTIYYASKTLDKAQLNYATTEKELLALVFALDKFHSYLVLSKVIVFTDHSALKYLLAKKKAKPRLLRWILLLQEFDIEIKDKKGVENVVADHLSRLEHVSKNCENDEIDDWFPDEQLLVVKKCPWTASKVLEYGFYWQTLFKDARSYVPACDKCQRTGERCLLQLDQLEEFRNLAYDLALSYKQKTKRAHDKGIIEREFKEGKNVLLYNSRLRPFPGKLKLQWSGPFVISKVYPSGAVELQDGKDGTFTVKSCLTTFTKHQEVNFPAIWDGLTFDPLPQQPLPPAPRPRHRLLHDRMDELATLADHQLQWQAVSQTYQTTTDVMLCLSLSHSGIDPTLMPPPMPAFPPPFQFHYADAPEPEAGVIPPEEYEEADH from the exons atggaggcaacatcccaacttctcatgggtgGCCAAAACAGTCAGAATCGACCAAAAGGAGGACAAACATATGGGAAACAACCGATATACAGATCTGACCCTCCTAAAGAAGAAAAGTCTAATTTGGAGCAAATGATGTCTAAGTTTATCTCGTCCACTGAAACTAGACTCCAAAATcaagatgcatcgataaaggggcTAGATAATCAGATTGAACAGTTAGCaaagatgatagcaa ctttgtgtgatcttggtgcgagtaTTAATCTTACGCCTTTGTCTGTGTTTAGGAAACTTGGATTGGGAGAACCTAAGTCAACGAGGATGTCTTTACAGCTAGCAAacagatctgtcaagtatccacgGGGAGTTATTGAGGATGTGCTATTGAGgatctgtcaa gaagggaagttgagattgagagtgggagAAGAAGAGATTATTTTTGACGTTTTTAATgcacttaagcacacactgcattCTGATAGTTGTTATAGAATTGATGTTTTTGATTCTCTTGTGTTTAACTATGTGCAGGATGCTCTTAGGGACCCTTTGGAAGCCAATCTCACTACTGAATCACGAGAAGATGACTTGGATGCAGAGAAAGCCGAGATAGTGGCATACCTCAATACCAACCAGCAATGGAAGAGGCCAATAAGGATGAGATTAGAGGACTTGGGGGATCGAAGAGACTATCCCTCAGAATTCATGCCTAGAGGAGCCACCAACTCTGGAGCTCAAGCCATTACCTTCACATCTGAAAACGGTCTATCTAG ATGTGATGGAGGACAAACTGCTGAAAGTCTTGAAAGCGCACAAGAGCGCATTTGCATGGAAAGTGGCGGATATCAAAGGGATCAATCCATCAGTCTGTATGCACAAGATATTAATGGAAGAAAAGTACTCACCCCTCGTGCAACCTCAAAGATgactcaatccaaagatgcaagag ATAGTGCATGGGTAAGTCATGTTCAATGTGTCACTAAGAAAGGTGGGATTATGGTGATCactaatgaaaagaatgaacttaTTCCCACGAGGACTGCGGGGTGGAGA AATTTGAAGATGGTGTTGATGAGATGTGAGGAGACGAATTTGGTACTGAATTGggaaaagtgtcattttatggtacGAGAAGTCATAGTGTTGGGGCACAAGATATCACAGCATGGAATAGAGGTGGATAAGGCAAAAGTGGAAGTTACCAAGAACTTACCACCTCCGACATCCataaaggga ACATACGAGGATTTGAGGGAGCGCTTGGTGAAGACTCCTGTCTTGGTGGTACCAGATTGGGATCTACCCTTCGAGGTCATGTGCGATGCCAGTTATACTGCGGTTGGTGTTGTCCTTGGCCAAAGGCGAAACAAGGTATTTTACACTATAtactatgcaagtaagactCTAGATAAAGCACAATTAAATTATGCAAccactgaaaaagaattacttgcaTTAGTATTTGCACTTGACAAGTTCCATTCATACCTTGTTTTGTCGAAAGTAATTGTGTTTACTGACCACTCTGCCCTTAAATATCTGCTTGCTAAGAAAAAGGCCAAACCACGATTGCTTAGATGGATATTACTTCTCCAAGAGTTTGACAtcgaaataaaagataaaaaaggtgTAGAAAATGTGGTAGCTGATCATCTTTCTAGACTAGAGCATGTTAGTAAAAATTGTGAAAACGATGAGATAGATGATTGGTTTCCGGATGAACAGCTGCTAGTGGTGAAAAAGTGTCCCTG gacggcatctaaggtacttgaataTGGCTTTTATTGGCAAACCCTCTTTAAAGATGCTCGTTCTTATGTGCCAGCCTGTGATAAATGCCAACGGACAG gtgaacgaTGTCTGCTTCAATTGGATCAATTGGAGGAATTCCGGaatttggcatatgatctcGCACTGTCATACAAGCAAAAGACAAAGAGGGCTCATGACAAGGGAATCATCGAAAGGGAATTCAAAGAAGGCAAAAATGTCCTACTCTACAACTCTCGGTTGCGACCATTTCCCGGAAAATTGAAGTTGCAATGGTCTGGTCCATTCGTGATTTCTAAAGTTTACCCATCGGGAGCTGTAGAATTGCAAGATGGAAAGGATGGGACATTTACG GTAAAATCTTGTCTCACCACCTTCACCAAGCATCAAGAAGTCAATTTTCCGGCTATATGGGACGGCTTGACTTTCGATCCACTACCACAACAGCCCCTACCACCGGCCCCGCGACCTCGACATCGCCTTCTTCATGACCGGATGGACGAACTTGCTACATTAGCCGACCATCAGTTACAGTGGCAGGCTGTAAGTCAGACATATCAGACTACTACTGATGTCATGCTGTGTCTGTCCCTGAGCCACAGTGGTATTGACCCGACCCTTATGCCACCACCTATGCCAGCCTTCCCACCGCCGTTTCAATTTCACTATGCCGATGCACCAGAGCCAGAAGCTGGCGTCATTCCCCCGGAGGAGTACGAGGAGGCTGATCATTGA
- the LOC142541150 gene encoding protein PLASTID TRANSCRIPTIONALLY ACTIVE 16, chloroplastic, with amino-acid sequence MAPFQLASNSLLLTCTPHRTFIFKNPRLSVFAKKDDDSPAIDTGNSTPFRFNFGNLPNVKSIVPAAAPKPSSSGLSFGRRKDPGTVFVAGATGQAGIRIAQTLLRQGFSVRAGVPDIAAAQELAQLAVKYKIVSFDESKRLNAVDSTFQDAESIAKAIGNASKVVVTIGPAENGPTSEVTVSDAIQVIQASQLANVGHVTIIYDGTPSVASTYNVLDGITSFFSNIFSRTQPPTVVELLQKLVETDFSYTLIKTKLTEDFSPERSYNVVVLAEGSATGPNEYKVTKAQIASVVADIFSNTSVAENKVVEVYTDASASAKAISEFFRAVPDDGRRKAYAEARENAKLEEEATKATEQAAEAANKLKEETSSEPTKAQKSEEPDAGPSVENIFDKAKDITSGFNWEKFSSQLKIAAQKPEDEEPKVQVATVRGQAKARSLPSLKAVVKSPPARQPPPPPKSKVAAKPKAKTPVPPRTETRKFFGGLFSQETIYVDDA; translated from the exons ATGGCTCCATTCCAGCTTGCTTCAAATTCACTTCTTCTTACCTGTACTCCTCACCGCACGTTCATATTCAAGAATCCAAGGCTCTCCGTGTTTGCCAAAAAGGACGATGATTCTCCGGCGATAGATACGGGAAATTCGACCCCTTTCCGTTTCAACTTCGGAAACTTGCCGAATGTGAAGTCAATAGTTCCAGCGGCAGCCCCGAAACCGTCGTCTTCTGGGTTGAGTTTCGGGCGGCGGAAGGACCCGGGGACGGTGTTTGTAGCTGGAGCAACTGGGCAGGCTGGCATACGCATTGCGCAGACGCTTCTGCGGCAGGGTTTTAGTGTCAGGGCCGGTGTGCCTGATATTGCTGCTGCACAAGAATTGGCACAATTGGCTGTCAAGTACAAG ATCGTATCCTTCGATGAATCGAAGAGGCTAAATGCAGTTGATTCCACTTTCCAAGATGCAGAATCGATAGCCAAAGCAATCGGGAACGCTAGCAAAGTTGTGGTCACCATTGGTCCAGCGGAAAATGGTCCAACCTCCGAGGTAACAGTTTCTGATGCCATACAAGTGATTCAAGCCTCACAATTGGCAAATGTTGGTCATGTTACGATAATATATGATGGAACTCCCTCTGTTGCCTCAACTTACAATGTTCTTGATGGCATCACATCGTTCTTTAGCAACATATTTTCGAGAACTCAGCCCCCGACAGTAGTTGAACTTCTGCAAAAACTTGTGGAAACCGACTTTAGTTACACCCTCATAAAGACAAAGTTGACGGAAGATTTTTCACCCGAGAGGTCGTACAATGTCGTAGTGTTGGCTGAAGGAAGTGCTACCGGACCAAACGAATACAAA GTAACAAAAGCACAGATAGCTTCAGTGGTGGCTGATATTTTCTCGAATACTTCAGTTGCAGAGAATAag GTTGTTGAAGTTTACACCGATGCATCAGCATCCGCAAAAGCTATTTCTGAATTTTTCAG AGCCGTTCCAGACGATGGTAGAAGAAAAGCTTATGCAGAAGCACGAGAAAACGCAAAACTCGAGGAAGAGGCTACCAAAGCAACCGAGCAAGCCGCAGAAGCAGCCAATAAGCTAAAGGAAGAAACTTCAAGTGAACCTACAAAAGCTCAAAAGAGTGAAGAACCAGATGCTGGGCCATCAGTCGAAAACATATTCGACAAAGCAAAAGACATCACGTCAGGTTTTAACTGGGAAAAGTTTAGCTCACAGCTTAAAATAGCTGCTCAAAAGCCAGAAGACGAGGAGCCTAAAGTTCAAGTCGCCACTGTGCGGGGACAAGCTAAGGCTCGCTCTCTCCCTTCCCTCAAGGCAGTAGTGAAGTCTCCTCCTGCTCGGCAGCCGCCCCCTCCTCCAAAATCCAAGGTTGCTGCTAAACCTAAAGCGAAAACACCAGTGCCGCCCCGTACCGAGACACGCAAGTTTTTTGGTGGGCTGTTTTCTCAGGAAACCATCTATGTTGATGATGCCTAG